The genomic window GCATCGCGAGGGCCAGGACGAGCGCGGCGGCGCCCGTCCAGCCCCCGCGCCAGCGTGGTCGCGCGAACCGGGGCGGCGGCGCCGCGACCACGCCCTTCGGCAGCCGCGCCCTGATCAGCATCCCTTCGTGCGGCGCGAGGTCCCGCTGGCTGAAGACGACGGCGAACGGGCCGTCGCGGTGGCGCACGCACCGCGTGACGGGCGGGGCCCCGGCGCGGCAGCCCGCCCGGAACCGCGCGGGGGCGGCGATCCGCACCGCCGCCTCGTCCACCGGGACGTCCCAGGAGGCGCCGAGCGCGTCCCAGACGAGTTCGTCGCGGTCGGCGCGGGGCGTGAGCAGGCCCGTCAGGTCGTACTCGATCACGTACGCCTGACGGCCGCGCACGGCCGGCCCGTCCCCGCCGACGGTGATCCGGACGTCGTGCGGCAGCGCCCGCACACGCGCGCGGGCGGGCGCGCCCGTGGAGGAACTGGTCCGGACGTCCCGGACCCCGTAGACGCGGCGTCCCTCCCGGTACCGGACGCGCCGGACGATGCCGTGGTCGTCCGCGCCGAAGTCGTAGGTGATCGTCTCGTGGACGTGGACGACGCCGTCGGACCGCACGGTCAGCACCACGTCGTAGGCGGGGATCCGGTCCCCCGGGGCGCCGTCCGGCGCGGCGGGCAGCAGCGCGAGGGCGGTCGCGAGGACCGCCGCGGCGGCCAGGCTCCCCGCGAGCGCGCGCATGACCGCATGGTTCCATCCGGCGGGCCGTCCGTGCCGCCGAACCGGTGCGGGCGCCCGCGTAAAGTCGGGACGTGCTCTCGGGGACCGACGCCGGCGGGGCGGCGCGCTGGCCCGGGCTCGCCGACATCGCGGTGCCCGCCGTCCTCGCGCTCGGCCAGCTCGGCGGGACGCTGCTGTTCAACGGCGTCCTCGGCGACCCGCTGGACCGCCGGCAGTGGGTCCTCGTCTGGGCGGGCGTGCTCGCGGGCGCGGCGGCGCTGGTGTGGCGGCGGGTCGCGCCGCTGCCGGTCCTCGCCGCGACGACGGCGGTCGGCGCGGCCTGCGCGCTCGCGATCCACGACGCCGAGGTGCTGGTCGGCGGGGTCGCCGAGGTGATCGCCCTGTTCTCGGTCGCCGTCCGGCGGTCCGGACGCGTCGCCGTCGTCGGCACGTTCGCGTTGTGGGCGGTCGTGTTCCTGGAGTTCCTTCCCGTCCGGACCGGGCCGGGCGACGCGCTCGTCACCGAGTTCTTCAACGGCAGCCAGTTCTTCGTCGTCCTCGCGCTCGGCCAGCTCCGGCGGCAGCGGCACGCGCACCGCCGCACGCTCGCCGAACGGCTCGCGGCCGGGGACGCCGAGCGGCGCTCTGCGGCGGCGGCCGAACGACGGCGCCTCGCGCAGGACCTGCACGACGTCGCCGGGCACCATCTGAGCGCCATCGCCGTCCACAGCGCCGCCGCCGCGCGCGTGCCCGACCCCGGCGTCGCCCGCGCCGCGCTGACCGCCGCCGCCGACACCGGCCGCGACGTCCAGGACGCCCTCGCCCACCTGGTCGACCTGGTCGCCGCCGACACCGCCGAGGGCCGGCTGGACCGGCTGCTGCCGCCGCTGTGCCACGGGCTGACGCGGCTCGGCGTGCCCGTCACGCTCACGTTGGAAGGACGGGCGCGGCGGATGCGGCCCGAGGTCGTGACGGCCGCGTACCGGATCGTCCAGGAGGCGCTGACGAACGCGCTGCGGTACGCGCCGGGCGCGTCCGTGGCGGTCGACGTCCGGTACGCGTCAGGCGCGGTCCGGATCGCCGTGGCCAACACCGCGCCCACCGGCGCGGGCGCCGGCGGCGGGCTCGGCGGCGGACGCGGCATCGCCGGGATGCGCGAGCGCGCCGAGGGCGTCGCCGGGACGCTCGCCGCCGGGCCCGAGCCCGGCGGCGGCTGGGCCGTCCGCGCCGACCTCCCG from Actinomadura rubteroloni includes these protein-coding regions:
- a CDS encoding DUF2207 domain-containing protein, translating into MRALAGSLAAAAVLATALALLPAAPDGAPGDRIPAYDVVLTVRSDGVVHVHETITYDFGADDHGIVRRVRYREGRRVYGVRDVRTSSSTGAPARARVRALPHDVRITVGGDGPAVRGRQAYVIEYDLTGLLTPRADRDELVWDALGASWDVPVDEAAVRIAAPARFRAGCRAGAPPVTRCVRHRDGPFAVVFSQRDLAPHEGMLIRARLPKGVVAAPPPRFARPRWRGGWTGAAALVLALAMLPWTLRNPPPGRRAAPVLAGLGLALIAADLGTAAVRDGLWAVSAGDATPTGAGLLAVAAGAAVASASRRPGERHRVVRVRPIGRRGPRG
- a CDS encoding sensor histidine kinase gives rise to the protein MLSGTDAGGAARWPGLADIAVPAVLALGQLGGTLLFNGVLGDPLDRRQWVLVWAGVLAGAAALVWRRVAPLPVLAATTAVGAACALAIHDAEVLVGGVAEVIALFSVAVRRSGRVAVVGTFALWAVVFLEFLPVRTGPGDALVTEFFNGSQFFVVLALGQLRRQRHAHRRTLAERLAAGDAERRSAAAAERRRLAQDLHDVAGHHLSAIAVHSAAAARVPDPGVARAALTAAADTGRDVQDALAHLVDLVAADTAEGRLDRLLPPLCHGLTRLGVPVTLTLEGRARRMRPEVVTAAYRIVQEALTNALRYAPGASVAVDVRYASGAVRIAVANTAPTGAGAGGGLGGGRGIAGMRERAEGVAGTLAAGPEPGGGWAVRADLPLAAPRRGPGWPEVVDGTAVVFCAVLPVLLSFVPPEPMVGGWPVAARAAMVVALVARALPLWWRRRAPWRAFAALAVLDLLWTATAGVASQTAFAVLVVGSPASLVAVYAVARYAAGRTWPAPFLGAVPWAAGLTTAIAVDPRHHTGDLAFGVLAGGGGALLLLLPFWAWGRTVALRVHRFESRALELMAARAGEAALAERHRVAIGLHGTVLDHTSRLVSTAESGLTDGADMPRALTAVAGHARAALTEMRQLLASLEN